ATTGATGATTCCGTTTAAGCGGCTACCGCGCTTCCTACGGAGAAATAACGGGCCTGGGGATGGTGAAAGACCAGGGCAGAGACCGAGGCTTCGGGTTCCATCATAAAGCCTTCGGTTAATTGGACGCCGATGTGTTTGTCGGGTTCGAGGAGTTTAAAGAGTTTTGCTTGGTCCTCTAAATTTGGGCAGGCCGGGTAGCCGAAGGACACCCGAAGACCCCGGTATTTGGCCTGAAATTTCTCGCGGATGGGCATGCCCGCGGGATCGGGGATGCCCCACATGGCGCGGATTTTTTCATGCAAAAGCTCGGCGAAACCTTCGGCTGCTTCAATGGCGATGGCTTGGAGGGCATGGCTTTTTAAGTATTCGCCGGCTTCGCGCAAGCGGGTTGATTCTTCGCGGATGCCGTCGCCGCAGGTGACCACGAAGAGGCAGAGGTAATCGGGGCTTAAGTTCTTGGGACGGATGAAATCGGATATGCAAAGGCGTTCGGCGGAGGGTTGGCGGGGGAAAGCAAAAGTTTCGATGATGTCAGAAGATGGGGCTGAAAGAATGTGGATTGAGTCCCCCTCGGAGCAACAGGGGTAAAACCGGTACACGGCGCGGGCTTTGATCAAATTTTTGGCTAGGATTTCCCCTTTTAACTCCTCAATGCTTCGATGAAGCTCCACGGCTTTAGGGTTGCCTTCTTTAATCAAATTTTCAGGAGAGCCTTTCAGGCCCAAATGCTTACCGTACAACATAATGGGGTTGATGTAGCGGAAAATCGCCTCGATATCAAAGTTATTTTCGATATGAAGCTTTAAATCAGGGGGCGCGGGCGATAGGCCATCATGTTTGATAATGGCTGCTGCGGAAACTGCTTCCGATTTAACGGGATGAGAGCCGTTCGCGGTTTGACAAGAGAGATACTCCTGAATTTCTTTATTTTTGGCCACGAAAGCCTCGCAGCGGCCGGAATCCACCAAAGAATTAGCGGCTTCGAGACCCGACATGGCGTCTTTACAGTAAACAACAACGCTGTCATAGCGCGGCGCGATTCTGGACGCGGTGAATTTGGCGGAAAGCGCGGCGCCGCCGACTAGGACGGGGACATCGATTCCGGCGGCCTCTAAATCCTCGGCTGTCACCACCATTTGATGGGCGGATTTGACCAAAAGACCGGAAAGTCCGACCAGCCTGGGCGCTTCTTTTTTAACGGCCTCGATTAATTGCTCCGGGGCGACTTTAATGCCTAAGTCCACGACGTTATAGCCGTTGTTCTTCAAAATAATATGGACCAGGTTTTTGCCGATATCATGAACATCGCCTTTGACCGTGGCCAAAACAATTTTCCCCTTGGTGCCCACATCCACTTTGTCCATGAAAGGCTCCAAATGCGCCACAGCCGCTTTCATAACCTCGGCAGACTGAAGCACTTCGGCCACGATCATTTCGTTATTGGCGAATAGGCGCCCCACCTCATCCATGCCTTTCATTAAAGGGCCATTGATGATGGCAAGGGGTTTTGTGTGCTTTAAAAGCGTATCCAAATCTTCGATCAAGCCTTCTTTTGAGCCTTCGACCACGTTTTTGGGCAGGCGTTCCTCAACAGGCAAATCCTTGCGGGTGTCTTTCTTTTTCTCGGCGACTTTATCCCGAAAATGGGCCGTAAACACGGCGATTAAATCAGTGCCGGGCGGATAGGCAGGATCACCGGGGCCGCTCCAAAACAAAAGCTGCTCGGCCAAACGCTTATCCTCTTCAGGCAAACTCGAATACCGGGCAAGCTTTTCGGTATTGACAATGGCCAGATCCAGCCCGGCTTGCACGCAATGATGAAGAAATACGGCGTTTAACACCTCGCGCCCGGCATGGGGCAGTCCGAAAGAAACGTTGGAAATGCCCAAAATGGTTTTGCAATGAGGCAAGGCTTCTTTGATTTTTTTGACGCCTTCGATGGTTAGAGCGGCCGAGCCGAAATAATTTTTGTCCCCGGTGGCGCAGGGAAAAACCAAGGGATCAAAAATCAAATCCTCGGGCCTGAGTCCGTACTTTTCCGTCAAAAGCTTAAAACTCCGTCGGGCAATGGCTAATTTTCGCTCGGCGGTGACGGCCATACCCTGGGCTTTGTCCTCGTCAATGGTGCCCACAACCACGGCGGCGCCGTATTGATGAATGAGAGGAACCACGGTCTCAAAGCGCTCCTCGCCGTCTTCAAGGTTGATGGAGTTGATAATGGCTTTGCCCGGAATTTTCTTGAGCGCGGCGTTGATGACTTGGGCGTCCGTGGAATCGATCATAATGGGGGCTTTGACTTTTTTAACCAAATAATCGAGAAAAATCCCGATATCCTCCAGCTCGTTTCGATCCGGATTGGCCAAACAAACGTCGATGACATGAGCGCCGTTTCTGACCTGGCGGCGGCCGACTTCCGCCGCTTCCTCCCATTTGGCGCCCACGACTAAATCTTTGAAGAGGCGGCTTCCGATCACATTGGTTCTTTCCCCCACCAAGATCGGACGCTTTTCATCGGTCATTTCGAAGGGTTCAAGACCCGAAACATGGCAACGATGTCTTCTGACCAACAGCCTGGGGATTTTGCCTTGGACCAATCGGGATACGCGGCGGATATGCTCGGGCGTAGTGCCGCAGCAACCGCCCACGATATTAATCCAGCCTTCCGAAATGAAGCGCTCCAGCTTCTTGACAAAAATTTCCGGGGTTTCATTGTAGCGGCCGTTTTCATCGGGAAGACCGGCATTGGGGATCGCCGAGACGCCGAAACGAGACAACTCGGAAAGCGTGCGGATATGATCCGTCATAAAATCCGGGCCGGTGGCGCAGTTTAAGCCGATGGAAAATAAATTGCGGTGTTCCAGCGATATGTACAGGGCCTCGGCGGTTTGCCCGGCCAGCATGGTGCCCATCACCTCGATGGTGGCGGAAATCATGACCGGGACCGAGCGATCAAACTTTTGAAAAGCCTGATCGATGCCGTTTAATCCGGCTTTCAAATTCAAGGTATCCTGGGCGGTTTCCAAAAGCAAAATGTCCGCTCCGCCTTCCAAAAGCCCCAACGCTTGTTCGGCATAAGCGGCTTCCAGCTGCTGGAACGTCACGCCGCCGGTCACTAAAATGGTTTTGGTAGTGGGGCCCATGGAACCGGCCGCAAAACGGGGTTTATCCTTGGTGGAATATTTGTCTGCGGCTTGCCGGGCAATTTGCGCCGCGGCCCGGCTGATCTCTAAAGCCCGGTCAGCCAAAGCATACTCGGCCAACACGGTGCGGGTTGAGCCGAAGGAATTCGTTTCAACAATATCCGCACCCGCTTCAAGATACGCTTCATGAATTTCCCGGATCACATCCGGGCGCGTGATGTTTAAATTTTCATTGCAGCCTTCCAAGGCCGGTCCGCCGAAATCCTCGGCTTTTAAATCCCGGGCTTGAATCATGGTGCCCATGGCGCCGTCAACGACCAAAATGCGCCCATGGAGCAAATGCCGCAACTCCTCTTCGCGGCCCCGGTTTTTATACGTTACCCCAATATTGCTCATAAAACTAAAAACCCTGTGCCCGGCGGGACACAGGTTTTTCCCTTCTTCCGCTTTAGGCCCCCGTTATAGCCGGGGCCAAGTTGGAATTAAAGTCCCGCTCGACAATTAAAGCATAACAGGAGAAAAAACGGGGGGCAAGGATGGTGTCTGGCGGAAACTGATAATATAGGGCTAATCCATGACAATCCGCATTATCCGTGAACCGATTTCTATGGCAGAACTCGCCAAAATGGCCGAAACCCAATTCGGCGATTTTGTCAAAGCGGTTGTGGACGTGGAACAGTCCATGATGGCGATCGGCGGCGAGCTTCACGCCGATGAAGAAACGATTCTTTTAGAAAATGGATCGCAACAAAACAATTTGTGGGGCATTAACATCTATCCGCGCAAATCTAAAAAAGAATGGATTGAATTCGATTCCATGATCAATGTGCGGCCATCCCAGAGCAACCGCTCAAGAGGCGTTGATGACGCAGGTTTACGGGCCAAAATCGAAGAAATCGCTGAAAAACTCATCCGCAATCCATGAGCACGAATCATCCTGAATTGGCGGCCGGACGATGGCATGCTCTTTCGCTGTTCAACCAGCTTGGGAACGTGGGCAGCGAACTCAGCCGCGCTATTCGTTGGAAGGAAAAAGATCCTCCTCTCTTTGACGGCGCCATGACCCGGGCTTTGGAACTGCTTGATCTCACCATCGCGGACCCTCGCTGGCATGGACGCCTTAAAGAACTGGTTCGCGCCAGAGAATTTCTCTGCGATGCCTGGCTGGGCGGCCCGGAATATGGTTCCAAGCTAGAAGATTTAAACCGCTATTTTTTTGAGTTTGCGATGGCCGCGCGCTTAAAAACTTAGCTATCGGGGCATGGCTTCGGGGAGGCCGCCGTCCACGGTCAAGAGCCCGCCGGTGGTGTATTTGGCCTTGTCCGAAGCCAAATACACAAAAGCCTCGGCCACAGCTTCGGGCTCCAAAGGACCCACGCCCAAAAGATTGCGGGAACGGTAAGAAGCCAACGTTTGCTCCAACGAAGCGCCATTTTTCTTGGCTCGGTGGCCGGCCAATTTCATGAATAACGGCGTGTTGACGAAATCCGCATTAACGGCGTTGACACGAATGCCTAAAGGCCCCAATTCTAAGGCCAGATTTTTAGCGAGCATCAAAGCCGCGGCTTTGGACGCAGTATACGCCGCGTTTTCCTTGGCCGGAACCATCGCTGCCTTGGACACATTGACTAAAATCGTGCCGCCGGCGCCCTGTTCTTTCATCAAGCGGCTGCCGATTTGAGCCGAAAGCAAAACGCCGCGGGCATTAACTGCGAAATGCCGGTCCCAAATATCTGTTTTAACGCCAGCCAAAGGAGCCGGTTCGCAATAACCCGCATTGGCGACGATAATATCGACTCCGCCGAAAACGCGCGCGGCTTGCTCAAAAGCCCGGGCGACGCTTGATTCCCGGCTGACATCCACGGCCACGGCAGAGGCCCGGTCGGCGTCTTTGGTGTCGCGGCCGATCTCTTGAGCTGTTTCAATGGCTAAGGCAGCGTTGAGATCCGCAGCGATCACATGCGCTCCGCGCTTGGCAAAAGCCCCGGCCACAGCCCTGCCAATGCCGGAACCGGCGCCGGTAACAAAAACGACTTTACGGTGAAACTCCGGCTTTGGGCCTTTGACCTTGGCCAACTCAAGGGACCAATAGTCCACATCAAAAAGCTCTTGTTCGGATATAAAGGAAAAACGGTCAAGGCCGCAGGCTGCTTCGATCACACGCATACTATGTCGATAGCAGGTGGCTGCCAAACGCGCGCGAGCTTTGGTATCAGCCGCAGCCACAAGGCCCACCCCAGGCAGCAGAAGAATTTTGGGCCGGGGTTCAAGCATTCCCTGGCCGTTTTGATGGCGGTTGAAATAACGCCGGTACTCGTTTTCATAGGAAACAAAGGCCTTTTTCAAAACAGTTTTGGCTTTTTCAAGCGGCGCCCGGGAAAAATCAAAAGGAATATACAGCGGCTGCCGGCCGCAGCGCAGGATATGCTCCAAGGTGGCGTAACCGGCGCGGGCCAAGGCCGCGGCTTTTTGCGAATGAATAAAGCGCAAAGCCTCGGCAGACGCGTCCCAATGCAATAAAGCGCCCTTTGAAAGTCCGCGCAAAAA
This window of the Elusimicrobiota bacterium genome carries:
- a CDS encoding SDR family oxidoreductase, whose product is MKFLWNDRKAGTDPISQLIHLSRLIGADSTLTQPGGGNTSIKVKEKDRLGREQDILVVKGSGSDLASVDKKDFAHLAIRSLDDLKHYDDCSDESMMDLMSKAAVAPGPAPSVETPLHAFLPYRVIAHTHDFATQALTNTPNAGMWMQEVFGERLVFLPYQRPGFPLAKSLARITRIDKAQGMVLEHHGLVVWADTPRECYTRLHAFINRAERFIKIRSRRAQSLGSARFAPASHQPKALSSLFPFLRGLSKGALLHWDASAEALRFIHSQKAAALARAGYATLEHILRCGRQPLYIPFDFSRAPLEKAKTVLKKAFVSYENEYRRYFNRHQNGQGMLEPRPKILLLPGVGLVAAADTKARARLAATCYRHSMRVIEAACGLDRFSFISEQELFDVDYWSLELAKVKGPKPEFHRKVVFVTGAGSGIGRAVAGAFAKRGAHVIAADLNAALAIETAQEIGRDTKDADRASAVAVDVSRESSVARAFEQAARVFGGVDIIVANAGYCEPAPLAGVKTDIWDRHFAVNARGVLLSAQIGSRLMKEQGAGGTILVNVSKAAMVPAKENAAYTASKAAALMLAKNLALELGPLGIRVNAVNADFVNTPLFMKLAGHRAKKNGASLEQTLASYRSRNLLGVGPLEPEAVAEAFVYLASDKAKYTTGGLLTVDGGLPEAMPR
- the metH gene encoding methionine synthase — its product is MSNIGVTYKNRGREEELRHLLHGRILVVDGAMGTMIQARDLKAEDFGGPALEGCNENLNITRPDVIREIHEAYLEAGADIVETNSFGSTRTVLAEYALADRALEISRAAAQIARQAADKYSTKDKPRFAAGSMGPTTKTILVTGGVTFQQLEAAYAEQALGLLEGGADILLLETAQDTLNLKAGLNGIDQAFQKFDRSVPVMISATIEVMGTMLAGQTAEALYISLEHRNLFSIGLNCATGPDFMTDHIRTLSELSRFGVSAIPNAGLPDENGRYNETPEIFVKKLERFISEGWINIVGGCCGTTPEHIRRVSRLVQGKIPRLLVRRHRCHVSGLEPFEMTDEKRPILVGERTNVIGSRLFKDLVVGAKWEEAAEVGRRQVRNGAHVIDVCLANPDRNELEDIGIFLDYLVKKVKAPIMIDSTDAQVINAALKKIPGKAIINSINLEDGEERFETVVPLIHQYGAAVVVGTIDEDKAQGMAVTAERKLAIARRSFKLLTEKYGLRPEDLIFDPLVFPCATGDKNYFGSAALTIEGVKKIKEALPHCKTILGISNVSFGLPHAGREVLNAVFLHHCVQAGLDLAIVNTEKLARYSSLPEEDKRLAEQLLFWSGPGDPAYPPGTDLIAVFTAHFRDKVAEKKKDTRKDLPVEERLPKNVVEGSKEGLIEDLDTLLKHTKPLAIINGPLMKGMDEVGRLFANNEMIVAEVLQSAEVMKAAVAHLEPFMDKVDVGTKGKIVLATVKGDVHDIGKNLVHIILKNNGYNVVDLGIKVAPEQLIEAVKKEAPRLVGLSGLLVKSAHQMVVTAEDLEAAGIDVPVLVGGAALSAKFTASRIAPRYDSVVVYCKDAMSGLEAANSLVDSGRCEAFVAKNKEIQEYLSCQTANGSHPVKSEAVSAAAIIKHDGLSPAPPDLKLHIENNFDIEAIFRYINPIMLYGKHLGLKGSPENLIKEGNPKAVELHRSIEELKGEILAKNLIKARAVYRFYPCCSEGDSIHILSAPSSDIIETFAFPRQPSAERLCISDFIRPKNLSPDYLCLFVVTCGDGIREESTRLREAGEYLKSHALQAIAIEAAEGFAELLHEKIRAMWGIPDPAGMPIREKFQAKYRGLRVSFGYPACPNLEDQAKLFKLLEPDKHIGVQLTEGFMMEPEASVSALVFHHPQARYFSVGSAVAA